A stretch of DNA from Mesomycoplasma lagogenitalium:
TTAAAACTAATTCTTTAGCCTTTCTTTCTTTTAAAATTTGATATTCTGTTTGATAAATTTTTTTGTAAATTTCAGTTATATTTTGATTAATTTTAGAAAAATTAAAATTTTCGTGTTCTTTTTTAACTTGTTTACTTAATTCTGTTAATTCTGAAAAAACATTATTTCATTTGTATGGAAAATCGATAATCAAGTCGCTATTTTCTTGATAAAATCTTTTTAATTTATTAAATTCTTCATTTAAATTCTCGTTTAAAACAACTTTCAAATAAGAAGAATAATTTAATATAGAAAATAAATTAAAAATTTTTTTTTGATTTTCTATTAATAATTTAAAGTTGCTATCAATATTTTTATCTAAAAAATAAGTTGTTTGGATTTCGCGATTGTTTTTAGCTATTTCCGACAATAAAAAATCTATATTATTACTATCGTGAGCAAAATCTTCTTTACACGATTTATAAAAAATTGTTGCTTTATGTAAGTCTTTATTTAAACTGCTTAAATGGCCTAAAATGGCTTCATTATTTTTTAAAATATAATTAAATTCTTTTTTAATCACTTTAATAAAATCTTCACGAATTTTTAAAAACTTATTAATTTCATTTTCTATATGTAAAAGATCTTTCATTTTTTCATATTTTTTATTTAGGTTTTCCTGAATTTTATTATCGTATTTTAAATATTTTTTTTCTTTTTCAAAATATTCTTTAACTAACTGTTCTTTTTTTTGTTGTCTTAAAAAAATATACACTTGTTTAATAAGTGTTTCTATTTCGTTATGTTTTAAAAATAACTGATGTTTTTTTAACTCATCAATTTTTTCTTTAATTTTTAAAACATATCTTTTTTTAATACTTATAACTATAATTGGTAATAGTAATATTAAAAAAAGAATTAAAAATCCTAGTGCAATAAATAAAAATTGTTTCATTTACTTTTAATTATACAAAATTATTGTAAAATATTTAAGCATTAAACACAGCAGAATTAATATATGTCAAGTTTTTTTAAATTTGTTTTAAATTTGAGAGTAAGCTTGCTGGATGCCGAAATCATTAGATTTAAAATCCTGATATAGAATTATTCTTACTCTTTTAATGCAGAAAGAGGAAAAAATGTCAAGATATTTAGGTCCTGTATTTAAAAAATCCAGAAGATTGGGTTTTTCTATTTTAGAAACAGGAAAAGAGTTTGCTAAAGGTAAACAAAGAACTTATGCCCCAGGGCAACATGGAGATAAAAGGGTTAAATTGTCAGATTACGGATTACACTTATATGAAAAACAAAAAGTTCGTTTTATGTATGGAATTAACGAAAGACAATTTAAAAATACATACTTTAAATCTTTAAAGCGTAAAGGTGTTTCAGGAACTAACTTTTTACAAATGTTAGAAACAAGATTAGACAATATTGTTTATAGAGCAGGTTTTGCAGAAACAAGAAGACAAGCAAGACAATTAGTTAATCACGGACACTTTACTTTAAATGGTAAAAAAGCAAATATTCCTTCAATGCAAGTATCTGTTAATGATGTTGTAGAATTAAAAGCAAAACTAAGAAACAATGCACAAATTCTTTCGGCATTAGAAACAAGAGTTA
This window harbors:
- the rpsD gene encoding 30S ribosomal protein S4, whose translation is MSRYLGPVFKKSRRLGFSILETGKEFAKGKQRTYAPGQHGDKRVKLSDYGLHLYEKQKVRFMYGINERQFKNTYFKSLKRKGVSGTNFLQMLETRLDNIVYRAGFAETRRQARQLVNHGHFTLNGKKANIPSMQVSVNDVVELKAKLRNNAQILSALETRVKAEWIEYKDFKATLLRLPERRELNKEINEALIVEFYNK